A genomic stretch from Apis cerana isolate GH-2021 linkage group LG9, AcerK_1.0, whole genome shotgun sequence includes:
- the LOC107993737 gene encoding uncharacterized protein LOC107993737 isoform X4, with translation MKKTNISNLLQSISVLATLRVIVNGQTTCNGGLGRVVYERLPDQQLQGFDDDVVRDSAPPFRVLEKCQELCLRDRTATNNLVRACTSFDFQPGSRIASFSGAAEYEESTCYLTREQAQPEGIGNLMLVPNSVHFTEVCLGSDRIERECPNRRYVYERHPRKKLKLPLTDIKEVSAANRTDCEDRCLNEFSFICRSATYDTALRSCALSRFTRRTHPELLEDDPNSDYLENTCLNAERRCDGLTVFVKEENKRLRGPFEVDIYTNLTLDECQALCLRAEKYFCRSVEFDEQTRQCVISEEDSVSQKDDIGISSSPSHHFYDLVCLDNPRGSEYPDSSPSSHLFSDGRRPDTAFQRYRNSRLSTEFHSEITGRSLSECLDECLRQTSFQCRSAVYSEHLHTCQLSRFNQRDGRRIIYDAEYDYYENLMHQYLDGDRDSPGYRPDPLGQDTNFGRPSLGRPGYPEDYDKGFSSSVKPDRYPDRYPDRYPDRYPSRYPDRYPDRYPERYPDRYPNRYPDQYPDKYPDKYPDRYPSKYPDKFPDKYPDRYPDRYPGDRYPDRYPLNGQYPIGAAGDTFPDPIDRYPISDRFPVNDRYPAIDRYPSSDRYPIPDRYPNRGGDRRPIHPDRYPISDPGIDRYPTSGSRYPSGIGGRYPISPGRYPSDNDRYPNTIDRYPIPEDPLDRYPSGLGGARPPLDRYPVSERYPDKDIYPNRFPPSSHGGYSPTYPVDDVYGPQAHPQAHPDRNPYGIGGPTRPLGYGGYSNEGGIIGGGYIGEGGVYNSRPFGTSGGPIIGRPPLVSRCDEQDNFRQVGPHTRVRKPFVRRYTTASSLAQCERECADARDFVCRSFNYRPYAAPYGAERDNCELSDRDSRDMDMGNPVYYDTGSDYDFYERNNGRQGADTECLDVSQVCSEDGMEFTLRTPEGFIGRIYTYGYYDRCFFRGNGGTVNVLRISGPQGYPECGTQRYGDTMTNIVVVQFSDYVQTGRDKRFNLTCLFRGPGEAVVTSGYIGAGSGSPIPIEYLPAENTLSSRVRLLILYQGRPTTTIAVGDPLTFRLEAQDGYNYVTDIFATNVIARDPYSGRSVQLIDRYGCPVDNYVFPGLDRLRDGDSLEARFNAFKIPESNFLVFEATVRTCRDGCQPAYCSGGTGRSEPSFGRRRRDLSQNDTIVEENEISIITEKNTNDTSSNSTFVVEDTVSKEEEEAEEEEEEEEHVREMIEVLDSRMDIDEETVVEKQTTIMESVCITPNEYYGLVTAVAVLVVLLASVVLLSMLIYRKYAYAIITKNRRVDKACNRSNHSDDAYSSRANNFSFLRSGLQKPFQSTSISRSMSNVIGQRVSSSSTALEGAVGLSSSRRTGFDPSEPIYTDPSLFEVARCSSPKPVLDDNFHLM, from the exons atgaagaaaaccAATATATCTAATCTTCTGCAATCCATCTCTGTCCTCGCCACATTGAGAGTGATCGTCAATG GACAAACAACGTGTAATGGCGGTTTGGGTCGAGTCGTTTACGAGAGACTTCCGGACCAACAGCTTCAGGGTTTCGACGATGATGTG gTACGAGATTCTGCACCACCATTTAGAGTTTTGGAAAAATGTCAAGAATTATGCCTACGGGATAGAACAGCAACGAACAATTTAGTTCGTGCTTGCACGAGCTTCGATTTTCAACCCGGTAGCAGAATAGCTTCTTTCAGCGGAGCTGCTGAATATGAAGAAAGCACTTGCTATTTAACGAGGGAACAGGCACAACCAGAAGGAATTGGAAATCTAATGCTGGTGCCAAACAGCGTTCATTTTACAGAAGTTTGTCTTGGCT CTGATAGGATAGAAAGAGAGTGTCCAAATCGGCGTTATGTTTACGAGAGACATCCcaggaagaaattgaaattaccaTTAACAGATATCAAGGAAGTTAGCGCAGCAAATAGAACAGACTGTGAGGATAG ATGTCTGAACGAGTTCAGTTTCATTTGTCGATCTGCAACCTACGATACTGCTCTAAGAAGCTGTGCTCTGAGTCGTTTTACTAGAAGAACGCATCCTGAATTATTAGAGGATGATCCAAATTCTGATTACCTTGAAAACACTTGTCTGAATG CGGAACGTCGTTGCGATGGGTTAACTGTATTCGTCAAAGAAGAGAACAAACGTCTTCGAGGACCATTCGAAGTCGACATTTATACGAATCTTACCTTAGACGAGTGTCAAGCCCTTTGTCTCAGAGCGGAGAAATACTTCTGTCGAAGCGTCGAATTCGACGAGCAAACGAGGCAATGTGTCATTTCTGAAGAAGATTCCGTTTCTCAAAAAGACGATATCGGAATAAGCAGCAGCCCCAGCCACCATTTCTATGATCTTGTTTGTTTGGATAATC CACGTGGCTCCGAATATCCGGACAGCAGCCCCTCGTCGCATCTTTTCTCCGATGGGCGACGACCAGATACAGCGTTCCAGCGTTATAGAAACTCTCGTTTGAGCACTGAATTTCATTCTGAGATAACTGGGCGTAGTCTGAGCGAATGCCTTGACGAGTGTCTTCGACAGACCAGCTTCCAATGTCGAAGCGCCGTGTACTCCGAACACCTTCACACGTGCCAATTGAGCCGGTTCAACCAACGAGACGGGCGCAGGATCATCTACGATGCAGAATACGATTATTACGAGAATCTTATGC ATCAATATTTGGATGGAGATCGAGACAGTCCAGGGTACAGGCCAGATCCTTTGGGACAGGACACGAATTTTGGTCGGCCTTCTCTAGGGAGACCCG GTTATCCAGAAGATTACGACAAAGGATTCAGCAGCAGCGTGAAGCCAGATCGATATCCGGATCGTTACCCAGATCGTTATCCGGATCGATACCCTAGCAGATATCCAGATCGATATCCAGATCGTTATCCAGAACGTTATCCAGACCGATATCCTAACAGATATCCGGATCAATATCCCGACAAATATCCTGACAAATATCCTGATCGTTATCCCTCTAAATATCCCGACAAATTTCCCGATAAATATCCAGATCGTTATCCTGATCGTTATCCAGGAGATAGATATCCAGACAGGTATCCTCTGAATGGGCAATATCCAATTGGAGCAGCAGGTGATACGTTTCCAGATCCTATAGATCGATATCCCATCAGTGATCGTTTCCCTGTTAACGATCGTTATCCAGCAATAGATCGGTATCCATCTTCAGACAGGTATCCAATTCCTGATCGATATCCAAACAGAGGTGGTGATAGACGTCCTATTCATCCTGACCGATACCCTATTTCTGATCCTGGAATAGACAGATATCCAACAAGTGGTAGTAGATATCCTAGTGGAATTGGTGGTCGATATCCAATATCTCCAGGTCGTTATCCAAGCGATAATGATCGATATCCTAATACCATAGACAGATATCCTATTCCTGAGGATCCCTTGGATCGATATCCATCGGGTTTGGGAGGCGCCAGACCTCCTCTTGATCGGTATCCCGTTAGTGAAAGGTATCCTGACAAGGATATTTATCCTAATCG ATTTCCACCTTCGTCACACGGAGGATACTCCCCAACTTACCCTGTGGACGACGTATATGGTCCCCAGGCTCATCCCCAGGCTCATCCAGACCGTAATCCCTATGGCATAGGAGGGCCCACACGTCCTCTAGGCTATGGTGGTTACAGCAACGAAGGTGGAATAATCGGTGGTGGTTACATAGGCGAAGGTGGAGTGTACAATTCACGGCCTTTCGGCACCAGTGGCGGTCCCATCATCGGTCGACCGCCATTGGTGTCCAGATGCGACGAACAGGACAACTTTCGCCAAGTGGGTCCCCACACGAGAGTCCGTAAACCATTCGTCAGACGGTACACGACAGCTTCCTCCCTGGCCCAGTGTGAAAGGGAGTGTGCGGACGCCAGGGACTTCGTGTGCAGATCTTTCAATTATCGCCCTTACGCAGCACCCTATGGAGCTGAAAGAGACAACTGTGAGTTGAGCGATCGCGACTCCAGAGATATGGACATGGGCAATCCTGTATACTACGATACGGGGTCCGATTACGACTTCTACGAGAGGAACAACGGCAGGCAGGGAGCTGACACGGAGTGTCTCGACG TGAGTCAAGTGTGTAGCGAAGACGGGATGGAATTTACTTTAAGGACACCGGAAGGATTCATTGGTCGGATTTACACTTATGGCTATTACGATCGCTGCTTCTTCCGTGGAAATGGAGGAACTGTGAACGTTCTTCGAATCAGTGGTCCCCAGGGTTATCCCGAATGCGGCACTCAAAGA TACGGAGATACAATGACGAACATCGTCGTAGTACAATTCTCAGACTACGTGCAAACCGGAAGGGATAAACGTTTCAATCTCACCTGTCTATTTCGAGGCCCTGGCGAAGCTGTCGTCACATCCGGCTACATCGGTGCCGG ATCAGGGTCTCCAATCCCAATCGAGTACCTTCCAGCAGAAAATACTCTGAGTTCTCGAGTGCGTTTACTGATTTTATATCAGGGCAGGCCTACGACGACTATTGCTGTTGGAGATCCACTCACATTTAGGCTAGAAGCACAAGATGG atacaaTTATGTAACTGACATTTTTGCTACTAATGTCATAGCAAGGGATCCATATTCAGGAAGAAGTGTTCAACTTATAGATAGATATGG TTGTCCAGTAGACAATTACGTGTTCCCTGGATTAGATCGTTTGCGGGATGGTGACAGCCTCGAAGCACGTTTCAACGCTTTCAAAATCCCTGAATCCAATTTCTTGGTGTTCGAGGCGACAGTGCGAACATGTCGAGACGGTTGTCAACCAGCTTATTGCTCGGGTGGTACCGGAAGGAGCGAACCATCCTTTGGAAGACGTCGAAGAGACCTGTCGCAAAATGACACGATCGTTGAGGAAAACGAAATAAGCATTATAAcagagaaaaatacaaatgacaCGTCTTCGAATTCGACGTTCGTCGTCGAAGACACTGTCtccaaagaagaagaagaggcggaggaggaagaggaggaggaggaacacGTGAGAGAAATGATCgag GTTTTGGATTCAAGGATGGATATTGATGAAGAAACTGTGGTCGAAAAACAAACTACTATAATGGAGAGCGTCTGCATAACTCCTAATGAATATTATGGACTAGTAACAGCAGTGGCAGTGCTGGTAGTACTTTTAGCATCCGTGGTATTGTTATCCATGTTGATATACAG AAAATATGCTTACGCAATAATCACAAAGAATCGCAGAGTTGACAAAGCATGTAATCGAAGCAATCATTCGGACGATGCTTATAGTAGTCGTGCTaacaatttctctttcttaagATCGGGTCTTCAGAAACCATTTCAGTCTAC GTCGATCTCCCGATCAATGAGTAACGTGATCGGTCAACGCGTGAGCTCGTCATCGACCGCTCTGGAAGGCGCAGTAGGATTGTCATCCAGTAGAAGAACCGGCTTTGACCCTAGCGAACCGATCTACACCGATCCATCATTGTTCGAGGTTGCTCGTTGCTCGTCGCCTAAACCCGTCCTCGATGATAACTTCCATCTTATGTGA
- the LOC107993737 gene encoding uncharacterized protein LOC107993737 isoform X3, translated as MKKTNISNLLQSISVLATLRVIVNGQTTCNGGLGRVVYERLPDQQLQGFDDDVVRDSAPPFRVLEKCQELCLRDRTATNNLVRACTSFDFQPGSRIASFSGAAEYEESTCYLTREQAQPEGIGNLMLVPNSVHFTEVCLGSDRIERECPNRRYVYERHPRKKLKLPLTDIKEVSAANRTDCEDRCLNEFSFICRSATYDTALRSCALSRFTRRTHPELLEDDPNSDYLENTCLNAERRCDGLTVFVKEENKRLRGPFEVDIYTNLTLDECQALCLRAEKYFCRSVEFDEQTRQCVISEEDSVSQKDDIGISSSPSHHFYDLVCLDNPRGSEYPDSSPSSHLFSDGRRPDTAFQRYRNSRLSTEFHSEITGRSLSECLDECLRQTSFQCRSAVYSEHLHTCQLSRFNQRDGRRIIYDAEYDYYENLMHQYLDGDRDSPGYRPDPLGQDTNFGRPSLGRPGYPEDYDKGFSSSVKPDRYPDRYPDRYPDRYPSRYPDRYPDRYPERYPDRYPNRYPDQYPDKYPDKYPDRYPSKYPDKFPDKYPDRYPDRYPGDRYPDRYPLNGQYPIGAAGDTFPDPIDRYPISDRFPVNDRYPAIDRYPSSDRYPIPDRYPNRGGDRRPIHPDRYPISDPGIDRYPTSGSRYPSGIGGRYPISPGRYPSDNDRYPNTIDRYPIPEDPLDRYPSGLGGARPPLDRYPVSERYPDKDIYPNRFPPSSHGGYSPTYPVDDVYGPQAHPQAHPDRNPYGIGGPTRPLGYGGYSNEGGIIGGGYIGEGGVYNSRPFGTSGGPIIGRPPLVSRCDEQDNFRQVGPHTRVRKPFVRRYTTASSLAQCERECADARDFVCRSFNYRPYAAPYGAERDNCELSDRDSRDMDMGNPVYYDTGSDYDFYERNNGRQGADTECLDVSQVCSEDGMEFTLRTPEGFIGRIYTYGYYDRCFFRGNGGTVNVLRISGPQGYPECGTQRYGDTMTNIVVVQFSDYVQTGRDKRFNLTCLFRGPGEAVVTSGYIGAGYARSGSPIPIEYLPAENTLSSRVRLLILYQGRPTTTIAVGDPLTFRLEAQDGYNYVTDIFATNVIARDPYSGRSVQLIDRYGCPVDNYVFPGLDRLRDGDSLEARFNAFKIPESNFLVFEATVRTCRDGCQPAYCSGGTGRSEPSFGRRRRDLSQNDTIVEENEISIITEKNTNDTSSNSTFVVEDTVSKEEEEAEEEEEEEEHVREMIEVLDSRMDIDEETVVEKQTTIMESVCITPNEYYGLVTAVAVLVVLLASVVLLSMLIYRKYAYAIITKNRRVDKACNRSNHSDDAYSSRANNFSFLRSGLQKPFQSTSISRSMSNVIGQRVSSSSTALEGAVGLSSSRRTGFDPSEPIYTDPSLFEVARCSSPKPVLDDNFHLM; from the exons atgaagaaaaccAATATATCTAATCTTCTGCAATCCATCTCTGTCCTCGCCACATTGAGAGTGATCGTCAATG GACAAACAACGTGTAATGGCGGTTTGGGTCGAGTCGTTTACGAGAGACTTCCGGACCAACAGCTTCAGGGTTTCGACGATGATGTG gTACGAGATTCTGCACCACCATTTAGAGTTTTGGAAAAATGTCAAGAATTATGCCTACGGGATAGAACAGCAACGAACAATTTAGTTCGTGCTTGCACGAGCTTCGATTTTCAACCCGGTAGCAGAATAGCTTCTTTCAGCGGAGCTGCTGAATATGAAGAAAGCACTTGCTATTTAACGAGGGAACAGGCACAACCAGAAGGAATTGGAAATCTAATGCTGGTGCCAAACAGCGTTCATTTTACAGAAGTTTGTCTTGGCT CTGATAGGATAGAAAGAGAGTGTCCAAATCGGCGTTATGTTTACGAGAGACATCCcaggaagaaattgaaattaccaTTAACAGATATCAAGGAAGTTAGCGCAGCAAATAGAACAGACTGTGAGGATAG ATGTCTGAACGAGTTCAGTTTCATTTGTCGATCTGCAACCTACGATACTGCTCTAAGAAGCTGTGCTCTGAGTCGTTTTACTAGAAGAACGCATCCTGAATTATTAGAGGATGATCCAAATTCTGATTACCTTGAAAACACTTGTCTGAATG CGGAACGTCGTTGCGATGGGTTAACTGTATTCGTCAAAGAAGAGAACAAACGTCTTCGAGGACCATTCGAAGTCGACATTTATACGAATCTTACCTTAGACGAGTGTCAAGCCCTTTGTCTCAGAGCGGAGAAATACTTCTGTCGAAGCGTCGAATTCGACGAGCAAACGAGGCAATGTGTCATTTCTGAAGAAGATTCCGTTTCTCAAAAAGACGATATCGGAATAAGCAGCAGCCCCAGCCACCATTTCTATGATCTTGTTTGTTTGGATAATC CACGTGGCTCCGAATATCCGGACAGCAGCCCCTCGTCGCATCTTTTCTCCGATGGGCGACGACCAGATACAGCGTTCCAGCGTTATAGAAACTCTCGTTTGAGCACTGAATTTCATTCTGAGATAACTGGGCGTAGTCTGAGCGAATGCCTTGACGAGTGTCTTCGACAGACCAGCTTCCAATGTCGAAGCGCCGTGTACTCCGAACACCTTCACACGTGCCAATTGAGCCGGTTCAACCAACGAGACGGGCGCAGGATCATCTACGATGCAGAATACGATTATTACGAGAATCTTATGC ATCAATATTTGGATGGAGATCGAGACAGTCCAGGGTACAGGCCAGATCCTTTGGGACAGGACACGAATTTTGGTCGGCCTTCTCTAGGGAGACCCG GTTATCCAGAAGATTACGACAAAGGATTCAGCAGCAGCGTGAAGCCAGATCGATATCCGGATCGTTACCCAGATCGTTATCCGGATCGATACCCTAGCAGATATCCAGATCGATATCCAGATCGTTATCCAGAACGTTATCCAGACCGATATCCTAACAGATATCCGGATCAATATCCCGACAAATATCCTGACAAATATCCTGATCGTTATCCCTCTAAATATCCCGACAAATTTCCCGATAAATATCCAGATCGTTATCCTGATCGTTATCCAGGAGATAGATATCCAGACAGGTATCCTCTGAATGGGCAATATCCAATTGGAGCAGCAGGTGATACGTTTCCAGATCCTATAGATCGATATCCCATCAGTGATCGTTTCCCTGTTAACGATCGTTATCCAGCAATAGATCGGTATCCATCTTCAGACAGGTATCCAATTCCTGATCGATATCCAAACAGAGGTGGTGATAGACGTCCTATTCATCCTGACCGATACCCTATTTCTGATCCTGGAATAGACAGATATCCAACAAGTGGTAGTAGATATCCTAGTGGAATTGGTGGTCGATATCCAATATCTCCAGGTCGTTATCCAAGCGATAATGATCGATATCCTAATACCATAGACAGATATCCTATTCCTGAGGATCCCTTGGATCGATATCCATCGGGTTTGGGAGGCGCCAGACCTCCTCTTGATCGGTATCCCGTTAGTGAAAGGTATCCTGACAAGGATATTTATCCTAATCG ATTTCCACCTTCGTCACACGGAGGATACTCCCCAACTTACCCTGTGGACGACGTATATGGTCCCCAGGCTCATCCCCAGGCTCATCCAGACCGTAATCCCTATGGCATAGGAGGGCCCACACGTCCTCTAGGCTATGGTGGTTACAGCAACGAAGGTGGAATAATCGGTGGTGGTTACATAGGCGAAGGTGGAGTGTACAATTCACGGCCTTTCGGCACCAGTGGCGGTCCCATCATCGGTCGACCGCCATTGGTGTCCAGATGCGACGAACAGGACAACTTTCGCCAAGTGGGTCCCCACACGAGAGTCCGTAAACCATTCGTCAGACGGTACACGACAGCTTCCTCCCTGGCCCAGTGTGAAAGGGAGTGTGCGGACGCCAGGGACTTCGTGTGCAGATCTTTCAATTATCGCCCTTACGCAGCACCCTATGGAGCTGAAAGAGACAACTGTGAGTTGAGCGATCGCGACTCCAGAGATATGGACATGGGCAATCCTGTATACTACGATACGGGGTCCGATTACGACTTCTACGAGAGGAACAACGGCAGGCAGGGAGCTGACACGGAGTGTCTCGACG TGAGTCAAGTGTGTAGCGAAGACGGGATGGAATTTACTTTAAGGACACCGGAAGGATTCATTGGTCGGATTTACACTTATGGCTATTACGATCGCTGCTTCTTCCGTGGAAATGGAGGAACTGTGAACGTTCTTCGAATCAGTGGTCCCCAGGGTTATCCCGAATGCGGCACTCAAAGA TACGGAGATACAATGACGAACATCGTCGTAGTACAATTCTCAGACTACGTGCAAACCGGAAGGGATAAACGTTTCAATCTCACCTGTCTATTTCGAGGCCCTGGCGAAGCTGTCGTCACATCCGGCTACATCGGTGCCGGGTATGCCAG ATCAGGGTCTCCAATCCCAATCGAGTACCTTCCAGCAGAAAATACTCTGAGTTCTCGAGTGCGTTTACTGATTTTATATCAGGGCAGGCCTACGACGACTATTGCTGTTGGAGATCCACTCACATTTAGGCTAGAAGCACAAGATGG atacaaTTATGTAACTGACATTTTTGCTACTAATGTCATAGCAAGGGATCCATATTCAGGAAGAAGTGTTCAACTTATAGATAGATATGG TTGTCCAGTAGACAATTACGTGTTCCCTGGATTAGATCGTTTGCGGGATGGTGACAGCCTCGAAGCACGTTTCAACGCTTTCAAAATCCCTGAATCCAATTTCTTGGTGTTCGAGGCGACAGTGCGAACATGTCGAGACGGTTGTCAACCAGCTTATTGCTCGGGTGGTACCGGAAGGAGCGAACCATCCTTTGGAAGACGTCGAAGAGACCTGTCGCAAAATGACACGATCGTTGAGGAAAACGAAATAAGCATTATAAcagagaaaaatacaaatgacaCGTCTTCGAATTCGACGTTCGTCGTCGAAGACACTGTCtccaaagaagaagaagaggcggaggaggaagaggaggaggaggaacacGTGAGAGAAATGATCgag GTTTTGGATTCAAGGATGGATATTGATGAAGAAACTGTGGTCGAAAAACAAACTACTATAATGGAGAGCGTCTGCATAACTCCTAATGAATATTATGGACTAGTAACAGCAGTGGCAGTGCTGGTAGTACTTTTAGCATCCGTGGTATTGTTATCCATGTTGATATACAG AAAATATGCTTACGCAATAATCACAAAGAATCGCAGAGTTGACAAAGCATGTAATCGAAGCAATCATTCGGACGATGCTTATAGTAGTCGTGCTaacaatttctctttcttaagATCGGGTCTTCAGAAACCATTTCAGTCTAC GTCGATCTCCCGATCAATGAGTAACGTGATCGGTCAACGCGTGAGCTCGTCATCGACCGCTCTGGAAGGCGCAGTAGGATTGTCATCCAGTAGAAGAACCGGCTTTGACCCTAGCGAACCGATCTACACCGATCCATCATTGTTCGAGGTTGCTCGTTGCTCGTCGCCTAAACCCGTCCTCGATGATAACTTCCATCTTATGTGA